From the Lathyrus oleraceus cultivar Zhongwan6 chromosome 4, CAAS_Psat_ZW6_1.0, whole genome shotgun sequence genome, one window contains:
- the LOC127135190 gene encoding maturase K, with protein sequence MKEYQVYLERSRSRQQDFLYPLLFREYIYGLAYSHHFHRSIFLENVGYDNKYSLLIVKRLITRMYQQNHLIISAKYSPKNPFWGYNKNLDCQIISEGFAIVVEIPFFRQLSSSFEEAEILKSFKNLRSIHSIFPFLEDKFTYLNYVSDIRIPYPIHLEILVQILRYWVKDALIFIYYGCFFIIFVIGIVLLLQKKSILTFSKSNPRLFLFLHNFYVCEYEYILVFLRNKSSHLGFKSFSIFFERIFFYGKREHLGKVFAKDFSYPLTFFKDPNIHYVRYQGKCILASKNAHFLMNKWKHYFIHLWQCFFDVWSQPRMININPLSEHSFQLLGYFSNVRRNRSVVRSQMLQNTFLIEIVIKKLDIIVPVIPIIRSLAKEKFCNVLGEPISKPVWADSSDFDIIDRFLRICRNLSHYYNGS encoded by the coding sequence atgaaggaatatcaagTATATTTAGAACGATCTAGATCTCGCCAACAGGACTTCCTATACCCACTTCTTTTTAGGGAGTATATTTATGGACTTGCTTATAGTCATCATTTTCATAGATCCATTTTTTTGGAAAATGTAGGTTATGACAATAAATATAGTTTACTAATTGTAAAACGGTTAATTACTCGAATGTATCAACAGAATCATTTAATCATTTCGGCTAAGTATTCTCCCAAAAATCCATTTTGGGGGTATAATAAGAATTTGGATTGTCAAATAATATCAGAGGGTTTTGCCATCGTCGTGGAAATTCCATTTTTCCGACAATTAAGCTCTTCCTTCGAGGAGGCAGAAATCCTCAAATCTTTTAAAAATTTGAGATCAATTCATTCCATTTTCCCCTTTTTGGAAGATAAATTTACATATTTAAATTATGTGTCAGATATACGAATACCCTATCCTATCCATCTGGAAATCTTAGTTCAAATCCTTCGATACTGGGTGAAAGATGCCCTTATTTTCATTTATTACGGCTgtttctttatcatttttgtAATTGGAATAGTTTTATTACTACAAAAAAAATCGATTTTGACTTTTTCAAAAAGTAATCCAAGATTATTTTTGTTCCTCCATAATTTTTATGTATGTGAATATGAATATATCCTCGTTTTTCTACGTAATAAATCCTCTCATTTAGGATTCAAatcttttagcattttttttGAACGAATTTTTTTTTATGGAAAAAGAGAGCATCTTGGAAAAGTTTTTGCTAAAGATTTTTCGTATCCTTTAACATTCTTCAAGGATCCTAACATTCATTATGTTCGATATCAAGGAAAATGCATTCTGGCTTCAAAGAATGCGCATTTTTTGATGAATAAATGGAAACACTATTTTATCCATTTATGGCAATGTTTTTTTGATGTTTGGTCTCAACCAAGAATGATCAATATAAACCCATTATCCGAACATTCATTTCAGCTTTTAGGCTATTTTTCAAATGTGCGACGAAATCGTTCAGTGGTACGGAGTCAAATGCTGCAAAATACATTTCTAATCGAAATTGTTATCAAAAAATTGGATATAATAGTTCCAGTTATTCCTATAATTAGATCCTTGGCTAAAGAGAAATTTTGTAATGTATTAGGGGAGCCCATTAGTAAGCCGGTCTGGGCCGATTCATCCGATTTTGATATTATTGATCGATTTTTGCGAATATGCAGAAATCTTTCCCATTATTATAATGGATCCTAA